A section of the Pseudomonas prosekii genome encodes:
- the cobT gene encoding nicotinate-nucleotide--dimethylbenzimidazole phosphoribosyltransferase — MTQSWWLNPCKPIDAAAVERAEARQQQLTKPAGSLGRLESVAVQLAGLQGQVKPRLEQLWIAIFAGDHGVVAEGVSAYPQEVTGQMLHNFVSGGAAISVLARQLGAALEVVDLGTVTPSLDLPGVRHLHIGAGTANFAHGPAMTVAQGELALQAGRDSVLRARETGAQLFIGGEMGIGNTTAASALACALLDCPVAHLTGPGTGLDAAGVSHKAQVIERAIALHAAQRGDALQTLFNLGGFEVAALVGAYLGCAQEGIAVLVDGFICSVAALVAVRVNPQCRDWLLFGHRGAEPGHRHVLESLNAEPLLDLGLRLGEGSGAALAVPLLRLACDLHGQMATFAEAAVADRPA, encoded by the coding sequence ATGACCCAATCCTGGTGGCTGAACCCGTGCAAGCCGATTGATGCGGCGGCCGTCGAACGGGCTGAGGCGCGGCAACAGCAACTGACCAAACCGGCCGGTTCGCTCGGGCGGCTGGAGTCGGTAGCAGTGCAACTCGCCGGGTTGCAGGGCCAGGTCAAACCGCGCCTCGAGCAGCTGTGGATTGCGATTTTCGCCGGTGATCACGGCGTGGTCGCTGAAGGTGTGTCGGCGTATCCGCAGGAAGTCACCGGGCAAATGCTCCACAACTTCGTCAGCGGCGGCGCGGCGATCAGCGTATTGGCGCGGCAGTTGGGCGCGGCGCTGGAAGTGGTCGACCTCGGCACCGTCACGCCGTCGCTTGACCTGCCAGGCGTGCGTCATTTGCACATCGGCGCCGGCACCGCCAATTTCGCGCACGGCCCGGCCATGACTGTCGCCCAAGGTGAACTCGCCTTGCAGGCCGGTCGCGACAGCGTGTTGCGCGCCCGCGAAACTGGCGCGCAGCTGTTTATCGGCGGCGAAATGGGTATCGGCAACACCACCGCCGCCAGTGCGCTGGCCTGCGCATTGCTCGACTGCCCGGTGGCGCATTTGACGGGGCCGGGCACCGGGCTCGACGCTGCCGGTGTCAGCCACAAGGCGCAGGTGATCGAGCGTGCAATAGCGTTGCATGCCGCGCAGCGTGGTGATGCGCTGCAAACCCTGTTCAACCTCGGCGGTTTCGAAGTCGCCGCGCTGGTCGGCGCTTATCTGGGCTGCGCGCAGGAAGGCATTGCAGTGCTGGTCGACGGCTTTATCTGCAGCGTCGCTGCGCTGGTCGCGGTGCGCGTGAACCCGCAGTGCCGTGACTGGCTGTTGTTCGGCCATCGCGGCGCCGAGCCGGGCCATCGCCACGTCCTCGAATCTTTGAACGCCGAGCCGTTGCTCGACCTCGGTTTGCGCCTCGGCGAGGGCAGCGGTGCGGCGTTGGCGGTGCCGTTGTTGCGCCTCGCCTGCGACCTTCATGGGCAAATGGCGACGTTTGCCGAAGCGGCTGTGGCGGATCGTCCGGCATGA
- the cobU gene encoding bifunctional adenosylcobinamide kinase/adenosylcobinamide-phosphate guanylyltransferase produces MLQLILGGARSGKSRLAEKLAADTQLHVTYIATSQPLDGEMNQRVAHHRARRPAEWALIEEPLQLARVLRENASAEHCLLVDCLTLWLTNLLMLDDPERLGAERDALLDCLASLPGEIIFVSNETGMGVVPLGELTRRYVDEAGWLHQALAERCQRVVLTVAGLPLTLKGTAL; encoded by the coding sequence ATGCTCCAACTAATCCTCGGCGGCGCCCGCTCCGGCAAAAGTCGCCTCGCTGAAAAACTCGCCGCAGACACTCAACTGCACGTCACCTACATCGCCACCAGCCAACCCCTCGACGGTGAAATGAATCAACGGGTCGCCCATCACCGCGCCCGTCGTCCGGCCGAATGGGCGCTGATCGAAGAGCCGCTGCAACTCGCCCGCGTCCTGCGCGAAAACGCCAGCGCCGAGCACTGCCTGCTGGTCGATTGTCTGACCCTGTGGCTGACCAATCTGCTGATGCTCGACGACCCCGAACGCCTCGGCGCCGAGCGCGATGCCTTGCTCGATTGCCTGGCGTCATTGCCGGGTGAAATCATTTTTGTCAGCAACGAGACCGGAATGGGTGTCGTGCCGCTGGGCGAATTGACTCGCCGCTACGTCGATGAAGCCGGTTGGCTGCATCAAGCTTTGGCTGAGCGCTGTCAGCGTGTTGTCCTGACGGTCGCCGGCCTGCCCCTGACTTTGAAAGGAACTGCGTTATGA
- a CDS encoding cobyric acid synthase produces MTTLMVQGTTSDAGKSTLVTALCRWVRRHGVSVVPFKPQNMALNSAVTADGGEIGRAQAVQAQAAHLEPHTDMNPVLLKPNSDTGAQVIIHGRAVTTMNAVAYHDYKSIAMQAVLQSHQRLSAAYPVVMVEGAGSPAEINLRAGDIANMGFAEAVDCPVVLIADINRGGVFAHLVGTLELLSPTEQARVKGFIINRFRGDIALLQPGLDWLEARTGKPVIGVLPYVMDLHLEAEDGIDQRQTGKADQVLKVVVPVLPRISNHTDFDPLRLHPQVDLQFIGPGQPIPSADLIILPGSKSVRHDLAYLRANGWDTAISRHLRYGGKVLGICGGLQMLGEQVHDPLGLEGAPGSSAGLGLLAFETLLEAEKQLRNVRGHLALENAEVVGYEIHAGVTTGPALEHAAVQLDDGRCDGAQSLDGQIFGTYLHGLFESPAASSALLRWAGLHDVQDVDYHGLRERDIERLADLVEKHLDTRLLRELCGF; encoded by the coding sequence ATGACTACGTTGATGGTGCAGGGCACCACGTCCGACGCCGGTAAAAGCACGCTGGTGACGGCGTTGTGCCGTTGGGTGCGGCGCCACGGCGTCAGCGTCGTGCCGTTCAAACCGCAGAACATGGCGTTGAACAGCGCGGTAACGGCTGACGGTGGCGAAATCGGCCGCGCGCAAGCGGTGCAGGCCCAGGCCGCCCACCTTGAGCCGCACACCGACATGAACCCGGTGCTGCTCAAACCCAACAGCGACACCGGCGCGCAAGTGATCATCCACGGTCGCGCCGTCACCACCATGAACGCCGTGGCGTATCACGATTACAAAAGCATCGCCATGCAAGCCGTTTTGCAATCGCACCAACGCCTGAGCGCGGCGTATCCAGTGGTCATGGTTGAAGGCGCGGGCTCGCCGGCCGAGATCAACCTGCGCGCCGGCGACATCGCCAACATGGGTTTCGCCGAAGCGGTGGATTGCCCGGTGGTGTTGATCGCCGACATCAATCGCGGCGGGGTTTTCGCGCATTTGGTCGGCACCCTGGAGTTGCTGTCGCCGACTGAGCAGGCGCGGGTCAAAGGCTTCATCATCAATCGTTTTCGCGGCGACATCGCATTGCTGCAGCCGGGCCTCGACTGGCTCGAAGCACGCACCGGCAAACCAGTGATCGGCGTGCTGCCGTATGTGATGGACCTGCATCTGGAGGCCGAGGACGGCATTGATCAGCGCCAGACCGGCAAGGCTGATCAAGTGCTTAAAGTGGTGGTGCCGGTGCTGCCGCGCATCAGTAATCACACCGATTTCGATCCGCTGCGCCTGCATCCACAAGTCGATCTGCAATTCATCGGCCCCGGCCAGCCGATTCCATCCGCGGATTTGATCATTCTTCCCGGCTCGAAAAGCGTTCGGCATGACCTCGCGTATTTGCGCGCCAATGGCTGGGACACGGCGATTTCGCGGCACCTGCGCTATGGCGGCAAAGTGCTGGGGATTTGCGGCGGTTTGCAGATGCTCGGCGAACAGGTCCACGACCCGCTGGGCCTCGAAGGCGCGCCGGGTTCGAGTGCCGGCCTGGGCTTGCTGGCGTTCGAAACCTTGCTCGAGGCAGAGAAGCAGTTGCGCAACGTGCGCGGGCATCTGGCGCTGGAGAATGCCGAAGTGGTCGGTTATGAAATCCACGCTGGCGTAACCACTGGGCCGGCGCTGGAACACGCGGCGGTGCAACTGGACGATGGTCGCTGCGATGGCGCGCAAAGCCTCGACGGGCAGATTTTCGGCACGTACCTGCATGGCTTGTTCGAATCCCCGGCGGCGAGCAGTGCGCTGCTGCGCTGGGCCGGTTTGCACGACGTGCAAGATGTCGATTACCACGGCTTGCGCGAGCGTGATATCGAGCGCTTGGCGGATTTGGTGGAGAAGCATTTGGATACGCGACTGCTCCGAGAGCTTTGTGGGTTTTGA
- the cobD gene encoding threonine-phosphate decarboxylase CobD, with protein sequence MLEHGGRLRKAALDYAIAEADWLDLSSGLAPWPFPIPPIPLRAWARLPESDDGLEQAACDYYGAAQVLPVAGSQMAIQLLPRLRRAGKVGVLSPCYAEHAEAWRRSGYIVREVLEQEVDFFIDNLDVLVVVNPNNPTGLSLSPNRLLDWHSRLAQRGGWLVVDEAFMDNTPQLSLAAFANQVGLIVLRSFGKFFGLAGVRLGFVLAERKLLKLLAEQVGPWAVSGPTRVLGQACLQDTEGHARQRLRSEQASERLAAMLERYDLKPQGGCALFQWLITERAEELHEFMARRGILLRLFTHNSSLRFGLPADAAEEARLEQALQAFAKESQ encoded by the coding sequence ATGCTTGAGCACGGTGGCCGGCTGCGCAAGGCAGCCCTCGATTACGCGATTGCCGAGGCCGACTGGCTCGACCTCTCCAGCGGCCTGGCGCCGTGGCCGTTTCCGATTCCGCCGATTCCGTTGCGCGCCTGGGCGCGGTTGCCGGAATCCGATGACGGCCTGGAGCAAGCCGCCTGCGATTATTACGGCGCAGCGCAAGTGTTGCCGGTCGCCGGTTCGCAAATGGCCATCCAGTTGCTGCCGCGTTTGCGCCGCGCCGGCAAGGTCGGTGTGCTGTCGCCGTGTTACGCCGAACACGCCGAAGCCTGGCGCCGCAGCGGCTACATCGTGCGCGAAGTGCTGGAGCAGGAAGTCGACTTCTTTATCGACAACCTCGACGTGCTGGTGGTGGTCAATCCGAACAATCCTACCGGCCTGAGCCTGAGCCCGAATCGCTTGCTCGACTGGCACTCGCGGCTGGCCCAGCGCGGTGGCTGGCTGGTAGTCGACGAAGCGTTTATGGACAACACGCCGCAATTGAGTCTGGCGGCGTTCGCCAATCAGGTCGGTTTGATTGTGTTGCGCTCCTTTGGCAAGTTTTTCGGCCTCGCCGGGGTACGTTTGGGATTCGTTTTGGCTGAGCGCAAGTTGCTCAAATTGCTTGCCGAGCAAGTCGGCCCGTGGGCGGTAAGCGGCCCGACGCGGGTGTTGGGCCAGGCCTGTTTGCAAGACACCGAGGGCCATGCGCGGCAACGCCTGCGCAGTGAACAGGCAAGTGAGCGCCTCGCCGCCATGCTCGAACGTTACGACCTCAAGCCGCAGGGCGGTTGCGCGCTGTTTCAATGGCTGATCACCGAGCGCGCCGAAGAACTGCATGAGTTCATGGCCCGGCGCGGCATCCTGCTGCGGTTATTCACCCACAACAGCAGCCTGCGGTTCGGTCTGCCTGCCGACGCCGCTGAAGAAGCGCGCCTCGAACAAGCGCTGCAAGCCTTCGCCAAGGAAAGCCAATGA
- the cbiB gene encoding adenosylcobinamide-phosphate synthase CbiB — MSVALLSVAAVALDALLGEPKRWHPLVAFGGFADRIEQRFNSAGRGWRSHGVTAWVIAVVPLTLLATALSWAPYVGWLVEILALYCALGMRSLGEHVEPVAKALRSDDLEEARKRVGYLVSRQTSELDKTAVARAATESVLENGSDAVFAALFWFAVAGAPGVVLYRLSNTLDAMWGYRNERFERFGWAAAKIDDVLNYIPARLVALTYALLGKTRLALKCWRNQGPTWDSPNAGPVMAAGAGALGVELGGAAIYHGELHQRPQLGEGPPADADSIDRGWQLVQRGVWLWLLILCVGAEFYA, encoded by the coding sequence ATGAGTGTGGCGTTGTTGAGTGTCGCTGCGGTTGCGCTGGATGCGCTGCTCGGTGAACCGAAACGCTGGCATCCGCTGGTGGCGTTCGGCGGCTTTGCCGATCGCATCGAGCAACGTTTCAACTCCGCCGGGCGCGGTTGGCGCAGTCACGGCGTCACCGCGTGGGTGATCGCGGTAGTGCCGCTGACCTTGCTCGCCACCGCGCTGTCCTGGGCGCCTTACGTCGGTTGGCTGGTGGAAATTCTGGCGCTGTATTGCGCGCTGGGCATGCGCAGCCTCGGCGAACATGTCGAGCCGGTGGCCAAGGCCTTGCGCAGCGATGATCTTGAAGAAGCGCGCAAACGCGTCGGCTATCTGGTCAGCCGCCAGACCAGCGAACTGGACAAAACCGCAGTCGCCCGCGCCGCCACCGAATCGGTGCTGGAAAACGGCAGCGACGCGGTATTCGCTGCACTGTTCTGGTTTGCCGTGGCCGGCGCGCCGGGCGTGGTTCTCTATCGTTTGAGCAACACGCTCGACGCGATGTGGGGTTATCGCAACGAACGCTTTGAACGCTTCGGCTGGGCCGCGGCGAAAATCGACGACGTGCTCAACTACATTCCTGCACGTCTGGTGGCGTTGACCTACGCGCTGCTGGGCAAAACCCGACTCGCGCTGAAATGCTGGCGCAACCAGGGCCCGACCTGGGACAGCCCGAATGCCGGACCCGTGATGGCCGCCGGTGCCGGTGCGTTGGGCGTCGAGTTGGGCGGGGCGGCGATTTATCACGGTGAACTGCACCAGCGTCCACAGCTCGGCGAAGGCCCGCCAGCGGACGCCGACTCCATCGACCGTGGCTGGCAATTGGTCCAGCGCGGCGTATGGTTATGGCTGCTGATTCTCTGTGTCGGAGCCGAATTCTATGCTTGA
- the bluB gene encoding 5,6-dimethylbenzimidazole synthase — protein MTDTAFSEAERAAVYRAIAERRDMRHFSGGSVEPTLLRRLLEAAHQAPSVGLMQPWRFIRISDRALRGQIQQVVEEERVRTAEALGERSDEFMKLKVEGINDCAEVLVAALMDDRERHIFGRRTLPEMDMASLSCAIQNLWLAARAEGLGMGWVSLFEPQALADLLGLPAGAKPLAILCLGPVKEFYPAPMLVLEGWAQARPLNELLYENFWGVRQ, from the coding sequence ATGACCGACACCGCATTTTCCGAAGCCGAGCGCGCAGCGGTCTACCGAGCCATCGCCGAGCGTCGCGACATGCGCCACTTCAGCGGCGGCAGCGTCGAGCCGACCTTGCTCCGACGCCTGCTCGAAGCCGCGCATCAGGCCCCCAGCGTCGGCCTGATGCAACCGTGGCGCTTCATCCGTATCAGCGACCGAGCCCTGCGCGGGCAGATCCAGCAAGTGGTGGAAGAAGAACGCGTGCGCACCGCCGAAGCCCTCGGCGAACGCAGCGACGAATTCATGAAACTCAAAGTCGAAGGCATCAACGACTGTGCCGAAGTGTTGGTCGCCGCGCTGATGGACGACCGCGAACGGCACATCTTCGGTCGGCGCACCTTGCCGGAGATGGACATGGCGTCGTTGTCCTGCGCAATTCAAAACCTTTGGCTGGCGGCCCGTGCCGAAGGCCTCGGCATGGGCTGGGTGTCGTTGTTCGAGCCGCAAGCCCTGGCCGACCTGCTCGGTTTGCCGGCCGGCGCCAAGCCGCTGGCGATCCTCTGCCTCGGCCCGGTCAAGGAATTTTACCCGGCGCCGATGCTGGTGCTCGAAGGCTGGGCGCAGGCGCGTCCGCTGAATGAACTGCTGTACGAAAATTTTTGGGGAGTGAGGCAATGA
- a CDS encoding cobyrinate a,c-diamide synthase — translation MNISRHCPAVLIAAPASGQGKTTVTAALARLHRNQGRKVRVFKCGPDFLDPMILERASGAPVYQLDMWMVGEQESRRLLWEAAGEADLILIEGVMGLFDGTPSSADLARHFGVPVLGVIDGTAMAQTFGALALGLARYQPDLPFAGVLANRVGTLRHAQLLEGSLTEGLRWYGALSRETGIELPSRHLGLVQASELNDLDLRLDAAADALASSCEVALPPAVEFATPDVLEAEPLLAGVRIAVARDEAFAFTYGASLDLLRAMGAELLFFSPIRDSQLPEADSLYLPGGYPELHHVALAQNTSMLNAIRAHHAAGKPLLAECGGMLYLLDSLTDVDGTRAELVGLLTGAAVMQKRLAALALQAVELPEGLLRGHTYHHSLTSTELEPIARGLSPNGGRGAEAVYRQGRMTASYVHFYFPSNPQAIAALFLPESDAAIASKLAPTGETVLPEETRTPVGASLLAKRP, via the coding sequence ATGAATATCAGCCGTCATTGCCCGGCGGTGCTGATCGCCGCGCCGGCCTCCGGTCAGGGCAAGACCACCGTCACCGCCGCGTTGGCCCGCTTGCATCGCAATCAGGGGCGCAAGGTGCGCGTGTTCAAATGCGGCCCGGACTTTCTCGACCCGATGATTCTCGAGCGCGCCAGCGGTGCGCCGGTCTATCAATTGGACATGTGGATGGTCGGCGAGCAGGAAAGCCGTCGACTGTTGTGGGAAGCCGCCGGCGAAGCCGATCTGATCCTGATCGAAGGCGTCATGGGCCTGTTCGACGGCACGCCGTCCAGTGCTGACCTGGCGCGGCACTTCGGGGTGCCGGTGCTCGGCGTGATCGACGGCACCGCCATGGCCCAGACCTTTGGCGCCTTGGCATTGGGCCTGGCGCGCTATCAACCAGACTTGCCGTTTGCTGGCGTTTTGGCCAATCGTGTCGGCACCTTGCGTCACGCGCAATTGCTCGAAGGCAGCCTCACCGAAGGCCTGCGCTGGTACGGCGCGTTGTCGCGCGAAACCGGGATCGAACTGCCGAGCCGTCACCTCGGACTGGTCCAGGCCAGCGAGCTCAACGACCTCGACCTGCGCCTCGACGCCGCCGCCGATGCGCTCGCCAGCAGTTGCGAGGTAGCGCTGCCACCGGCAGTCGAATTCGCTACCCCGGATGTGCTCGAAGCCGAGCCGCTGCTCGCCGGCGTGCGCATTGCCGTGGCGCGCGACGAAGCGTTCGCCTTCACCTACGGCGCCAGCCTCGATTTGCTGCGAGCGATGGGCGCCGAATTGCTGTTCTTCTCGCCCATCCGCGACAGCCAGTTGCCCGAAGCAGACAGCCTTTATCTGCCGGGCGGTTACCCGGAACTGCACCACGTCGCGCTGGCGCAAAACACTTCGATGCTCAACGCCATCCGCGCGCATCACGCCGCTGGCAAACCGCTGCTCGCGGAATGTGGCGGCATGCTTTATCTGCTCGATTCGTTGACCGATGTCGATGGCACACGCGCCGAACTGGTCGGTTTGCTGACCGGTGCTGCGGTGATGCAAAAGCGCTTGGCGGCGCTGGCGTTGCAAGCGGTCGAATTGCCCGAAGGTTTATTGCGCGGGCATACCTATCACCACTCGTTGACCAGCACTGAGCTGGAGCCGATTGCCCGAGGTTTGAGCCCGAATGGTGGGCGTGGGGCGGAGGCGGTTTACCGTCAGGGGCGGATGACGGCGTCGTATGTGCACTTTTATTTCCCGTCGAATCCGCAAGCGATCGCCGCACTGTTTTTGCCTGAATCGGATGCCGCCATCGCGAGCAAGCTCGCTCCCACAGGTGAAACTGTATTACCTGAAGAAACGCGGACCCCTGTAGGAGCGAGCCTGCTCGCGAAGCGGCCATGA
- the cobO gene encoding cob(I)yrinic acid a,c-diamide adenosyltransferase, translated as MTDTPDRDERHLARMLRKKAVIDERIANSPNECGLLLVLTGNGKGKSSSAFGMLARSMGHGMQCGVVQFIKGRNSTGEELFFRRFPEQVRFHVMGEGFTWETQDRQRDIAAAEGAWQVSRELLRDPSIGLVVLDELNIALKHGYLDLDQVLSDLQARPPMQHVVVTGRGAKAEMIELADTVTEMGVIKHAFHAGIKAQKGVEL; from the coding sequence ATGACTGATACCCCCGATCGTGACGAACGCCATTTGGCGCGCATGTTGCGCAAAAAAGCGGTGATCGACGAACGCATCGCCAACTCGCCGAACGAATGCGGTTTGCTCCTGGTACTGACCGGCAACGGCAAAGGCAAAAGCAGTTCGGCGTTCGGCATGCTCGCCCGCTCCATGGGCCACGGCATGCAGTGCGGCGTGGTGCAGTTCATCAAGGGTCGCAACAGCACCGGCGAAGAATTGTTCTTTCGGCGCTTCCCGGAACAGGTGCGTTTTCACGTGATGGGCGAGGGCTTCACCTGGGAAACCCAGGACCGCCAGCGCGACATCGCGGCGGCCGAAGGGGCGTGGCAAGTGTCCCGCGAACTGCTGCGCGATCCGTCGATTGGCCTGGTGGTGCTGGATGAACTGAACATTGCCCTGAAGCACGGCTACCTCGACCTCGATCAAGTGCTCAGCGATTTGCAGGCGCGTCCGCCGATGCAGCACGTGGTGGTCACCGGTCGCGGGGCTAAAGCGGAAATGATCGAACTCGCTGACACGGTCACCGAAATGGGCGTGATCAAGCATGCGTTCCACGCCGGGATCAAAGCGCAAAAAGGCGTCGAATTGTGA
- a CDS encoding PQQ-dependent sugar dehydrogenase: protein MRKPQLVFVIALAGGLAACGETSSLQVSDGTGPSPKLPEPNKTLIPTVNIAPAIGWPAGAKPTAAAGTQVAAFAENLDHPRWLYVLPNGDVLVAETNAPPKPDDSKGIRGWVMEKVMGRAGAGVPSANRITLLRDQDHDGVAETRTVFLENLNSPFGMTLVGNDLYVADTDRLLRFNYETGATSIKSEPIKVVDLPGGTLNHHWTKNVIASKDGSKLYVTVGSNSNVGENGLDQEEGRAAIWEVDRATGNHRIFASGLRNPNGMSWEPTSGALWTAVNERDEIGSDLVPDYITSVKDGAFYGWPFSYYGQHVDVRVEPQNPDLVAKAIAPDYAVGPHTASLGLTFAEGSKLPSFTSGAFIGQHGSWNRKPYSGYKVIFVPFSAGKPTGQPVDVLTGFLDKDEKAMGRPVGVVIDQQGSLLVADDVGNKVWRVSAVK, encoded by the coding sequence ATGCGCAAGCCCCAGCTCGTTTTTGTCATCGCGCTCGCCGGAGGCCTTGCTGCCTGCGGCGAGACGTCCAGCCTGCAAGTCTCGGACGGCACCGGCCCATCGCCGAAGTTGCCCGAACCAAACAAAACCCTGATCCCGACAGTCAATATCGCCCCCGCGATTGGCTGGCCGGCCGGCGCCAAACCGACTGCTGCCGCCGGAACCCAAGTCGCCGCGTTCGCCGAAAACCTCGATCACCCGCGCTGGCTCTACGTGCTGCCGAACGGTGATGTGTTGGTGGCCGAAACCAACGCGCCGCCGAAACCTGATGACAGCAAAGGCATTCGTGGCTGGGTGATGGAGAAGGTCATGGGCCGCGCCGGTGCCGGCGTGCCGAGCGCCAACCGCATCACGCTGCTGCGCGATCAGGACCACGACGGTGTCGCCGAAACCCGCACGGTGTTCCTGGAAAACCTCAATTCGCCGTTCGGCATGACGCTGGTCGGCAATGATTTGTATGTTGCCGACACCGACCGTTTGCTGCGTTTCAACTATGAAACCGGGGCAACGTCGATCAAGTCCGAGCCGATCAAAGTCGTCGATTTGCCGGGTGGCACGTTGAACCACCACTGGACCAAAAACGTCATTGCCAGCAAGGACGGCAGCAAGCTGTACGTGACCGTTGGCTCGAACAGCAACGTCGGCGAAAACGGCCTGGACCAGGAAGAAGGTCGCGCGGCCATCTGGGAAGTCGACCGCGCCACCGGCAATCACCGGATCTTCGCGTCGGGCCTGCGTAACCCTAATGGCATGAGCTGGGAACCTACCAGCGGCGCGTTGTGGACGGCAGTGAACGAGCGCGACGAGATCGGCAGCGATCTGGTGCCGGACTACATCACCTCGGTCAAGGACGGCGCGTTTTATGGCTGGCCGTTCAGCTATTACGGGCAGCACGTTGACGTACGCGTCGAACCGCAAAACCCCGATCTGGTGGCCAAAGCCATCGCCCCGGATTACGCGGTCGGCCCACACACCGCTTCGCTCGGCCTGACGTTTGCGGAGGGCAGCAAATTGCCGTCGTTCACCAGCGGCGCATTCATCGGCCAGCACGGCTCCTGGAACCGCAAACCGTACAGCGGCTACAAAGTGATTTTCGTGCCGTTCAGCGCCGGCAAACCGACCGGACAACCGGTGGATGTGCTGACCGGATTCCTCGACAAGGACGAAAAAGCCATGGGCCGCCCGGTGGGTGTGGTGATTGATCAGCAAGGCAGCTTGCTGGTGGCTGATGACGTGGGGAACAAGGTGTGGCGGGTTTCGGCGGTTAAGTAA
- a CDS encoding O-methyltransferase yields the protein MTARTLNLDDSLYQYLLDVSLRETSLLKRLRDETQALPMARWQVAPEQGQFLALLVKLTGAKRLLEVGTFTGYSALCMAQALPDDGSLICCDIAGDYNAIARRYWQEAGVAQRIDLRLAPALETLATLDQPGQFDLLFIDADKANYPNYLEHALRLLRVGGLAVFDNTLWSGRVLESNPESADTRAIQALNRALKEDQRVDLSLLPIGDGLTLCRKR from the coding sequence ATGACCGCTCGCACGCTCAATCTCGACGATTCCCTTTATCAATACCTGCTCGACGTTTCCCTCAGGGAAACGTCGCTGCTCAAGCGCTTGCGCGACGAAACCCAGGCACTGCCGATGGCGCGCTGGCAAGTGGCGCCGGAGCAGGGGCAATTCCTCGCGTTACTGGTCAAACTCACCGGCGCCAAGCGCTTGCTGGAAGTCGGCACCTTCACCGGCTACAGCGCGTTGTGCATGGCGCAAGCGTTGCCCGATGACGGCTCGCTGATCTGCTGCGATATTGCCGGCGACTACAACGCCATCGCGCGCCGCTACTGGCAGGAGGCGGGCGTTGCCCAGCGTATCGATCTGCGCCTGGCGCCGGCGCTGGAAACCCTCGCCACGCTCGATCAGCCAGGGCAGTTTGACCTGCTGTTCATCGACGCCGACAAAGCCAATTACCCGAATTACCTCGAACACGCCCTGCGCTTGCTGCGGGTCGGTGGTCTGGCAGTCTTCGATAACACGCTGTGGAGCGGGCGGGTGCTGGAAAGCAATCCCGAAAGCGCGGATACGCGGGCGATTCAAGCGTTGAATCGAGCGTTAAAAGAAGACCAGCGCGTGGACTTGTCGCTGCTGCCGATAGGCGACGGCCTGACCCTGTGCCGTAAACGCTAG
- a CDS encoding C40 family peptidase, whose amino-acid sequence MTMSARLTLMLLAALLSGCASRTPPPPAAPVIRAPIVFAPAQSFSPEAEDVLFRALGLVGTPYRWGGNTPDSGFDCSGLIGYVYRDVTGISLPRTTREMIGMQAANVGKEGLQTGDLIFFATNGGSQVSHAGIYVGEGRFVHAPATGGTVKLDSLSKAYWQKAYLSAKRVLQPEHLARNQ is encoded by the coding sequence ATGACGATGTCGGCCCGCCTCACCCTGATGCTCCTCGCAGCCCTGCTCAGCGGCTGCGCCAGTCGCACGCCACCGCCGCCCGCTGCGCCGGTGATTCGCGCGCCGATTGTGTTCGCGCCTGCGCAGTCTTTCTCTCCCGAAGCAGAAGACGTGTTGTTCCGCGCCCTCGGGCTCGTCGGCACGCCATATCGCTGGGGCGGCAACACGCCGGATTCAGGTTTCGATTGCAGTGGCTTGATCGGCTACGTCTACCGCGATGTCACCGGCATATCGCTGCCACGCACCACGCGCGAAATGATCGGCATGCAAGCGGCGAACGTTGGCAAGGAAGGCCTGCAGACCGGCGACCTGATCTTCTTCGCCACCAATGGCGGCTCGCAGGTCAGCCACGCCGGCATCTACGTCGGCGAAGGCCGCTTTGTTCATGCGCCAGCCACGGGCGGCACGGTCAAGCTCGACAGCTTGTCGAAAGCCTATTGGCAGAAGGCCTACCTGAGCGCCAAACGCGTGTTGCAACCTGAGCACCTGGCGCGTAATCAATAG